One genomic window of Polaromonas sp. SP1 includes the following:
- the rplJ gene encoding 50S ribosomal protein L10: MSLNRSEKQAVIDEVTGLAAKAQTLVMAEYRGITVADMTRLRSQARDKGVTLSVLKNTLARRAVAGSAFEVVSDQMTGPLIYGFSTDAVAAAKVVSDFAKTNDKLVIRGGAFGGKTLDVNGVKQLANIPSKEVLLAQVCGLLMSPMSRTAVVLGALAAKKGAGAAEAPAAAEPVAA; encoded by the coding sequence TTGAGTCTCAACCGCAGTGAGAAACAAGCCGTCATTGATGAAGTGACAGGCCTCGCCGCTAAAGCTCAAACGCTCGTGATGGCGGAATACCGTGGTATTACGGTCGCCGACATGACCCGTCTGCGCAGCCAGGCCCGCGACAAAGGCGTGACCCTCAGTGTTCTGAAGAACACTCTGGCTCGCCGTGCCGTGGCCGGTAGCGCATTCGAAGTCGTGTCCGATCAGATGACCGGTCCGCTGATCTACGGCTTTTCCACAGATGCAGTAGCTGCCGCGAAAGTGGTATCTGACTTCGCCAAGACCAACGACAAGCTGGTCATTCGCGGTGGTGCATTCGGTGGCAAGACCCTGGACGTGAACGGCGTGAAGCAACTGGCCAACATCCCTTCCAAGGAAGTGTTGCTGGCCCAGGTGTGTGGCTTGCTGATGTCGCCCATGTCGCGTACGGCCGTTGTGCTGGGCGCCCTGGCGGCGAAAAAGGGCGCCGGCGCAGCCGAAGCCCCTGCAGCAGCTGAACCTGTAGCAGCGTAA
- the rplL gene encoding 50S ribosomal protein L7/L12 — translation MAFDKDAFLTALDSMTVLELNELVKSIEEKFGVSAAAMAAPAAAGGGGAAAAAEEKTDFNVVLLEAGANKVSVIKAVREITGLGLKEAKDLVDGAPKNVKEGAPKADAEAAKKKLEEAGAKVELK, via the coding sequence ATGGCATTCGATAAAGACGCATTTTTGACCGCGCTGGATAGCATGACGGTCCTCGAACTCAACGAACTGGTGAAATCCATCGAAGAGAAATTTGGTGTGAGCGCTGCCGCCATGGCCGCTCCTGCTGCAGCTGGCGGCGGCGGTGCTGCTGCTGCCGCTGAAGAGAAGACCGACTTCAACGTCGTGCTGCTCGAAGCCGGCGCAAACAAGGTGTCGGTCATCAAGGCCGTTCGCGAAATCACCGGTCTGGGCCTGAAAGAAGCCAAGGACCTGGTGGACGGCGCTCCGAAGAACGTCAAGGAAGGCGCTCCAAAGGCCGACGCAGAAGCTGCGAAGAAGAAGCTCGAAGAAGCCGGCGCGAAAGTCGAACTCAAGTAA
- the rpoB gene encoding DNA-directed RNA polymerase subunit beta, with product MAYSYTERKRIRKSFGNRESVLTVPYLLQMQKDAYTAFLQADRAPQKRTIEGLQAAFDNAFPIVSHNGFVEMKFIEYNLAKPAFDVRECQTRGLTFASAVRAKVQLIIYDRESSTSQSKVVKEVKEQEVYMGEVPLMTDKGSFVINGTERVIVSQLHRSPGVFFEHDKGKTHSSGKLLFSARIIPYRGSWLDFEFDPKDVLYFRVDRRRKMPVTILLKAIGLNPESILANFFVFDNFRLMDSGAQMEFVAERMRGEVARFDITDKNGKVVVAKDKRITVRHTRELEQSNTTTISVPEDFLVGRVVAKNIVDAETGEIIAKANDELTEVLLKKLRVAGVQDLQVLYTNELDQGAYISQTLRADETADEFAARVAIYRMMRPGEPPTEDAVQALFQRLFYNPDTYDLSRVGRMKFNARVGRDSSTGPMVMTNEDILAVVKILVDLRNGNGEVDDIDHLGNRRVRCVGELAENQYRTGLARIEKAVKERLGQAEQEPLMPHDLINSKPISAALKEFFGASQLSQFMDQTNPLSEITHKRRVSALGPGGLTRERAGFEVRDVHVTHYGRVCPIETPEGPNIGLINSLALYARLNEYGFIETPYRRVVDSKITDQIDYLSAIEEGKYVIAQANALLDDAGKLTGDLVSARENGESVLVGAERIQYMDVSPAQIVSVAASLVPFLEHDDANRALMGANMQRQAVPVLRPEKAFVGTGIERVSAVDSGTVVTANRGGVVDYVDATRIVVRVNDAEALAGEVGVDIYNLIKYQRSNQNTNIHQRPIVKMGDKLAKGDVIADGASTDIGELALGQNMLVAFMPWNGYNFEDSILISERVVAEDRYTSIHIEELVVMARDTKLGSEEITRDIPNLSEQQLNRLDESGIIYVGAEVQPGDTLVGKVTPKGETTLTPEEKLLRAIFGEKASDVKDTSLRVSQGSQGTVIDVQVFTREGIVRDKRAQQIIDDELKRFRLDLNDQLRIVEADAFDRIEKLLNGKIANGGPKKLAKGTKIDKAYLADVEKYHWFDIRPADDEVATQLESVKNAMEQTRHSFDLAFEEKRKKLTQGDELPAGVLKMVKVYLAVKRRLQPGDKMAGRHGNKGVVSKIVPVEDMPYMADGTPCDIVLNPLGVPSRMNVGQVLEVHLGWAAKGLGQRIGDMLQAETKVAELRKFMDTLYNKSGRTEELGKLSDTDVLEMASNLATGVPFATPVFDGASEEDIMTMLKLAYPDDIAKAKGLTATRTQAQLYDGRTGDQFERTTTVGYMHVLKLHHLVDDKMHARSTGPYSLVTQQPLGGKAQFGGQRFGEMEVWALEAYGASYTLQEMLTVKSDDVQGRTKVYESIVKGEHAITAGMPESFNVLVKEIRSLGIDIELERS from the coding sequence ATGGCCTATTCCTATACCGAACGTAAACGCATCCGCAAAAGCTTCGGCAACCGCGAAAGCGTGTTGACTGTTCCCTATTTGCTGCAAATGCAGAAAGACGCGTACACGGCGTTCCTGCAAGCCGACCGCGCCCCCCAGAAGCGCACCATTGAAGGCCTGCAGGCAGCGTTTGATAACGCATTCCCCATCGTCTCGCACAACGGCTTTGTCGAGATGAAGTTCATCGAGTACAACCTGGCCAAGCCCGCATTCGACGTGCGTGAATGCCAGACCCGTGGACTCACATTCGCCTCGGCTGTGCGCGCCAAGGTGCAGCTGATCATTTATGACCGCGAATCTTCCACGTCGCAGTCCAAGGTGGTCAAGGAAGTGAAAGAGCAGGAAGTCTACATGGGCGAAGTGCCGCTCATGACCGACAAGGGCTCGTTCGTGATCAACGGAACCGAACGCGTGATCGTGTCCCAGTTGCATCGCTCCCCCGGCGTGTTCTTTGAACACGACAAGGGCAAAACCCACAGCTCGGGCAAACTGCTGTTCTCGGCTCGCATCATCCCTTACCGCGGCTCCTGGCTCGACTTCGAATTCGATCCAAAAGACGTGCTGTACTTCCGCGTCGACCGCCGCCGCAAGATGCCGGTCACGATTCTGCTCAAGGCCATCGGCCTGAACCCGGAATCCATCCTCGCGAACTTCTTCGTGTTCGACAACTTCCGCCTGATGGACAGCGGCGCGCAGATGGAATTCGTCGCCGAGCGCATGCGCGGCGAAGTGGCCCGTTTCGACATCACCGACAAGAACGGCAAGGTCGTCGTCGCGAAAGACAAGCGCATCACGGTTCGCCATACGCGTGAGCTTGAGCAAAGCAACACCACCACGATCAGCGTGCCGGAAGACTTCCTGGTCGGCCGTGTGGTCGCCAAGAATATCGTCGACGCCGAAACCGGTGAAATCATCGCCAAGGCCAATGATGAACTGACCGAAGTGCTGCTGAAGAAGCTGCGCGTGGCCGGCGTGCAGGACCTGCAGGTGCTGTACACCAATGAACTCGACCAGGGCGCGTACATCTCGCAAACCCTGCGCGCCGATGAAACGGCCGACGAATTCGCCGCACGCGTTGCCATCTACCGCATGATGCGTCCCGGCGAGCCTCCGACAGAAGACGCCGTGCAAGCCCTGTTCCAGCGCTTGTTCTACAACCCGGACACCTACGACCTGTCGCGCGTGGGTCGCATGAAGTTCAACGCCCGCGTGGGCCGCGACTCTTCCACGGGCCCCATGGTCATGACCAACGAGGACATCCTCGCCGTCGTCAAGATCCTGGTTGACCTGCGCAACGGCAACGGCGAAGTCGATGACATCGATCACCTCGGCAATCGCCGCGTGCGTTGTGTCGGCGAACTCGCCGAAAACCAGTACCGCACCGGTCTGGCTCGTATCGAGAAAGCCGTGAAAGAGCGTCTGGGCCAGGCCGAGCAAGAGCCGCTGATGCCTCACGACCTGATCAACAGCAAGCCGATTTCCGCCGCCCTGAAGGAATTCTTCGGCGCATCGCAGCTGTCGCAGTTCATGGACCAGACCAACCCGCTGTCCGAAATCACCCACAAGCGCCGTGTTTCGGCCCTTGGCCCGGGCGGCTTGACCCGCGAACGCGCTGGCTTTGAAGTTCGTGACGTGCACGTGACCCATTACGGCCGCGTCTGCCCGATTGAAACGCCTGAAGGACCGAACATCGGCCTGATCAATTCGCTGGCCCTGTACGCCCGCCTCAACGAGTACGGTTTCATCGAAACCCCGTACCGCCGTGTGGTGGACAGCAAGATTACCGACCAGATCGACTACCTGTCGGCCATCGAAGAAGGCAAGTACGTGATCGCCCAGGCCAATGCCCTGCTGGACGACGCAGGCAAGCTGACCGGTGACCTGGTTTCCGCCCGTGAAAACGGCGAATCCGTCCTGGTCGGCGCAGAACGCATCCAGTACATGGACGTGTCGCCCGCGCAGATCGTTTCGGTGGCCGCATCGCTGGTGCCATTCCTGGAGCACGATGATGCCAACCGCGCGCTGATGGGCGCCAACATGCAGCGCCAGGCCGTGCCTGTGCTGCGTCCTGAAAAAGCCTTCGTCGGCACCGGCATCGAGCGCGTTTCCGCGGTCGACTCCGGCACCGTGGTGACGGCCAATCGCGGCGGTGTTGTTGACTACGTCGACGCTACCCGCATCGTGGTGCGTGTGAATGATGCGGAAGCCCTGGCCGGCGAAGTCGGTGTGGACATCTACAACCTGATCAAGTACCAGCGCTCCAACCAGAACACCAACATCCATCAGCGCCCCATCGTCAAGATGGGCGACAAGCTGGCCAAGGGCGACGTGATCGCCGACGGCGCATCGACGGACATCGGCGAGCTGGCCCTGGGCCAGAACATGCTGGTGGCTTTCATGCCCTGGAACGGCTACAACTTCGAGGATTCGATCCTGATCTCCGAGCGCGTGGTGGCTGAAGACCGCTACACCTCGATTCATATCGAAGAACTCGTCGTGATGGCCCGTGACACCAAGCTGGGTTCTGAAGAAATCACGCGCGACATTCCCAACCTGTCCGAGCAGCAGCTCAACCGCCTTGACGAGTCCGGCATTATTTATGTCGGTGCCGAAGTCCAGCCGGGCGACACGCTGGTCGGCAAGGTCACGCCCAAGGGCGAGACCACGCTGACGCCGGAAGAAAAGCTGTTGCGCGCCATCTTCGGCGAAAAAGCCAGCGACGTGAAAGACACCTCGCTGCGCGTGAGCCAGGGCTCGCAAGGCACCGTGATCGACGTGCAGGTCTTCACCCGTGAAGGCATTGTTCGCGACAAGCGCGCCCAGCAGATCATCGACGACGAACTCAAGCGTTTCCGCCTGGACCTGAACGACCAGCTGCGCATCGTGGAAGCCGACGCGTTCGACCGTATCGAAAAGCTGCTCAACGGCAAGATTGCCAACGGTGGCCCGAAGAAGCTGGCCAAAGGTACCAAGATCGACAAGGCTTACCTGGCCGACGTTGAGAAGTACCACTGGTTTGACATCCGCCCTGCGGACGACGAAGTCGCTACGCAACTGGAAAGCGTGAAGAACGCCATGGAGCAGACGCGCCACAGCTTCGACCTGGCTTTCGAGGAAAAGCGCAAGAAGCTCACGCAAGGCGACGAGCTGCCGGCCGGCGTGCTGAAGATGGTCAAGGTCTACCTGGCCGTCAAGCGCCGCCTGCAACCCGGCGACAAGATGGCCGGCCGTCACGGCAACAAGGGTGTGGTCTCCAAGATCGTTCCGGTCGAAGACATGCCCTACATGGCCGACGGCACACCGTGCGACATCGTGCTGAACCCGCTGGGCGTGCCTTCGCGCATGAACGTGGGCCAGGTGCTTGAGGTCCATCTGGGCTGGGCCGCCAAGGGCCTGGGCCAGCGGATCGGCGACATGCTGCAGGCAGAAACCAAAGTGGCCGAGCTGCGCAAGTTCATGGACACGCTGTACAACAAGTCCGGCCGCACCGAAGAGCTGGGCAAGTTGTCGGATACCGACGTACTCGAGATGGCCAGCAACCTCGCCACCGGCGTGCCGTTCGCGACCCCGGTGTTCGACGGCGCTTCGGAAGAAGACATCATGACCATGCTCAAGCTGGCTTACCCGGATGACATCGCCAAGGCCAAGGGCCTGACGGCGACGCGCACCCAGGCCCAGCTGTACGACGGACGCACCGGCGACCAGTTCGAGCGCACAACGACCGTCGGCTACATGCACGTCCTGAAGCTTCACCATCTGGTGGACGACAAGATGCACGCCCGCTCGACCGGCCCGTATTCGCTGGTTACGCAGCAGCCCCTGGGCGGCAAGGCACAGTTCGGTGGCCAGCGTTTCGGCGAGATGGAAGTCTGGGCGCTGGAAGCCTATGGCGCCTCCTACACGCTGCAGGAAATGCTCACCGTCAAGTCCGACGACGTGCAAGGCCGCACCAAGGTGTACGAAAGCATCGTCAAGGGCGAGCACGCGATCACGGCGGGCATGCCCGAGTCGTTCAACGTGCTGGTCAAGGAAATCCGTTCGCTCGGTATCGACATCGAGCTGGAACGCAGCTAA
- the rpoC gene encoding DNA-directed RNA polymerase subunit beta', with product MKSLLDLFKQFTPDEHFDAIKIGMASPEKIRSWSFGEVKKPETINYRTFKPERDGLFCAKIFGPIKDYECLCGKYKRLKHRGVICEKCGVEVTQTKVRRERMGHIDLAAPCAHIWFLKSLPSRLGLVLDMTLRDIERVLYFEAYVVTDPGMTPLKKFSIMSEDDYDAKRKEYGDEYTAKMGAEGIKDLLEGLDLDVEIDKLRNDLTGSEIKIKKNAKRLKLMEAFKKSGIKPGWMVLDVLPVLPPDLRPLVPLDGGRFATSDLNDLYRRVINRNSRLRRLLELKAPEIIARNEKRMLQEAVDSLLDNGRRGKAMTGANKRALKSLADMIKGKSGRFRQNLLGKRVDYSGRSVITVGPTLKLHQCGLPKLMALELFKPFIFAQLESRGIATTIKAAKKEVESGTPVVWDILEEVIKEHPVMLNRAPTLHRLGIQAFEPILIEGKAIQLHPLVCSAFNADFDGDQMAVHVPLSVEAQMEARTLMLASNNILFPANGEPSIVPSQDVVLGLYYTTRDRTNGKGEGLVFSDTGEVRRAFDAGELDLNARISVRLTEYTKDKETKEFVPSTKLWETTGGRALLSEILPKGLPFSNINKALKKKEISKLINVSFRKCGLKETVVFADKLLQSGFRLATKAGISICIDDMLIPKEKPAIIARAQKEVKEIEQQYVSGLVTSGERYNKVVDIWGKSGDEVSKVMMAQLSKEKVIDRNGKEVEQESFNSIYMMADSGARGSAAQIRQVAGMRGLMAKPDGSIIETPITANFREGLNVLEYFISTHGARKGLADTALKTANSGYLTRRLCDVVQDLVVTQDDCGTQEGSLMRAIVEGGEVIESLRDRILGRTAVEDVLHPENRAVLAKAGTMLDEDLIEDLEAAGVDEVKVRTALTCETRFGLCAKCYGRDLGRGGLINIGEAVGIIAAQSIGEPGTQLTMRTFHIGGAASRAAIASSVEAKSNGVIGFNAPMRYVTNSKGELVVIARSGEIVIHDEHGRERERHKVPYGATLTVKADQTIKAGAILANWDPLTRPIITEFAGKVAFENVEEGVTVAKQVDDVTGLSTLVVIDPKRRGATKVIRPQVKLIDASGHEVKIPGTDHSVTIGFQVGALVQVRDGQDVGPGEVLARIPIEGQKTRDITGGLPRVAELFEARTPKDKGTLAEMTGTVSFGKETKGKVRLQITDPEGKVWEDLVPKEKNILVHEGQVVNKGESIVDGPADPQDILRLLGMEELARYIVDEVQDVYRLQGVKINDKHIEVIVRQMLRRVVVENVGDSSYIAGEQVERSAMLDANDALRAEGKIPATFSNLLLGITKASLSTDSFISAASFQETTRVLTEAAIMGKRDELRGLKENVIVGRLIPAGTGMAYHEARKAKDQMDDAERRAIAEAEAAELEAMPAAAEAGSDSAASE from the coding sequence ATGAAATCATTACTCGACCTGTTCAAGCAATTCACGCCGGATGAGCATTTCGATGCCATCAAGATCGGCATGGCTTCGCCCGAGAAGATCCGTTCGTGGTCTTTCGGCGAAGTGAAAAAGCCTGAAACCATCAACTACCGCACCTTCAAGCCAGAGCGCGACGGTCTTTTTTGCGCCAAGATCTTTGGCCCTATCAAGGACTACGAATGCCTGTGCGGCAAGTACAAGCGCCTCAAGCACCGCGGTGTCATCTGCGAGAAGTGCGGCGTTGAAGTCACGCAAACCAAGGTTCGCCGCGAACGCATGGGTCACATCGACCTGGCCGCACCGTGCGCGCACATCTGGTTCCTGAAGTCGCTGCCTTCACGTCTGGGCCTGGTGCTCGACATGACGCTGCGCGACATCGAGCGCGTGCTGTACTTTGAAGCCTATGTGGTGACCGACCCCGGCATGACCCCGCTGAAGAAATTCAGCATCATGTCGGAAGACGACTACGACGCCAAACGCAAGGAATACGGCGACGAGTACACCGCCAAGATGGGCGCGGAAGGCATCAAGGACCTGCTCGAAGGGCTGGACCTCGATGTTGAAATCGACAAGCTGCGCAATGACCTGACCGGCTCTGAAATCAAGATCAAGAAAAACGCCAAGCGTTTGAAATTGATGGAAGCGTTCAAGAAGTCCGGCATCAAGCCGGGCTGGATGGTGCTCGACGTGCTGCCCGTGCTGCCACCGGATCTGCGTCCGCTGGTGCCGCTCGATGGCGGCCGCTTTGCGACCTCCGACTTGAACGACCTGTATCGCCGCGTTATCAACCGCAACAGCCGTCTGCGCCGTCTGCTGGAACTGAAAGCGCCTGAAATCATTGCCCGCAATGAAAAGCGCATGCTGCAGGAAGCTGTGGACTCGCTGCTGGACAACGGCCGCCGCGGCAAGGCCATGACGGGCGCCAACAAGCGCGCACTGAAGTCTCTGGCCGACATGATCAAGGGCAAGTCAGGCCGTTTCCGCCAGAATTTGCTGGGCAAACGCGTCGACTACTCCGGCCGTTCAGTCATTACCGTGGGCCCGACGCTCAAGCTGCACCAGTGCGGTTTGCCCAAGCTCATGGCGCTGGAACTGTTCAAGCCTTTCATCTTCGCGCAGCTCGAGTCGCGCGGCATCGCCACGACCATCAAGGCCGCGAAGAAGGAAGTTGAATCCGGCACGCCGGTGGTGTGGGACATCCTGGAAGAGGTCATCAAAGAGCACCCCGTGATGCTGAACCGTGCGCCTACGCTGCACCGCCTCGGTATCCAGGCCTTTGAGCCTATCCTGATCGAAGGCAAGGCGATCCAGCTGCACCCGCTCGTCTGCTCGGCTTTCAACGCCGACTTTGACGGTGACCAGATGGCTGTTCACGTGCCGCTGTCGGTCGAAGCGCAGATGGAGGCCCGCACTCTGATGCTGGCTTCGAACAACATTTTGTTCCCCGCCAACGGCGAGCCTTCCATCGTTCCTTCGCAGGACGTTGTGCTGGGCCTGTACTACACGACCCGCGACCGTACCAACGGCAAGGGCGAAGGCCTGGTGTTCTCCGACACCGGCGAAGTCCGCCGCGCGTTTGACGCGGGTGAGCTCGACCTGAACGCCCGCATCAGCGTGCGCCTGACCGAGTACACCAAGGACAAGGAAACGAAAGAGTTCGTGCCTTCGACCAAGCTGTGGGAAACCACGGGCGGCCGTGCACTGCTGTCGGAAATCCTGCCCAAGGGCCTGCCTTTCTCCAACATCAACAAGGCGTTGAAGAAGAAGGAAATCTCCAAGCTCATCAACGTGTCTTTCCGCAAGTGCGGATTGAAAGAGACCGTGGTGTTTGCCGACAAGCTGCTGCAGTCGGGCTTCCGCCTGGCGACAAAAGCCGGCATCTCGATCTGCATCGACGACATGCTGATCCCCAAGGAAAAGCCCGCCATCATTGCGCGCGCCCAGAAGGAAGTCAAAGAGATCGAGCAGCAGTATGTTTCGGGCCTGGTGACCTCCGGCGAGCGCTACAACAAGGTGGTCGACATCTGGGGCAAGTCCGGCGACGAAGTGTCCAAGGTGATGATGGCCCAGCTCTCGAAAGAGAAGGTCATTGACCGCAACGGCAAGGAAGTCGAGCAGGAATCCTTCAACTCCATCTACATGATGGCCGACTCCGGCGCCCGCGGTTCCGCCGCGCAGATTCGCCAGGTCGCCGGTATGCGGGGTTTGATGGCCAAGCCTGACGGCTCCATCATCGAAACGCCGATTACCGCCAACTTCCGCGAAGGCCTGAACGTGCTGGAGTACTTCATCTCCACCCACGGTGCCCGTAAGGGCCTGGCCGACACGGCGCTGAAAACCGCCAACTCCGGTTACCTCACGCGCCGCCTGTGCGACGTGGTGCAGGATCTGGTGGTCACGCAAGACGACTGCGGCACGCAGGAAGGCTCGCTCATGCGCGCCATCGTTGAAGGCGGTGAGGTCATCGAATCGCTGCGCGACCGTATCCTCGGCCGCACCGCGGTCGAAGACGTGCTGCACCCCGAGAACCGCGCGGTTCTGGCCAAGGCCGGCACGATGCTGGACGAAGACCTGATCGAAGACCTCGAAGCAGCCGGCGTGGACGAAGTGAAAGTGCGCACCGCACTGACCTGCGAAACCCGCTTCGGCCTGTGCGCCAAGTGCTACGGCCGCGATCTGGGCCGTGGCGGCCTCATCAATATCGGCGAAGCGGTCGGTATCATCGCCGCCCAGTCGATCGGTGAGCCCGGCACGCAGCTGACGATGCGTACCTTCCACATCGGCGGCGCCGCATCGCGCGCAGCCATCGCCTCCAGCGTGGAAGCCAAGTCCAACGGCGTGATCGGTTTCAACGCACCGATGCGCTATGTGACCAACAGCAAGGGCGAACTGGTCGTGATCGCCCGTTCCGGCGAGATCGTCATCCATGACGAACACGGCCGCGAGCGCGAGCGCCACAAGGTGCCGTACGGCGCCACGTTGACCGTCAAGGCCGACCAGACCATCAAGGCCGGCGCCATCCTGGCCAACTGGGATCCGCTGACGCGCCCCATCATTACCGAGTTCGCCGGCAAGGTGGCCTTCGAGAATGTGGAAGAAGGCGTGACGGTTGCCAAGCAGGTTGACGATGTGACCGGTCTGTCCACCCTGGTGGTGATCGATCCGAAACGCCGCGGCGCCACGAAAGTGATCCGTCCGCAGGTCAAGCTGATCGACGCCTCCGGCCACGAAGTGAAGATCCCCGGCACCGATCACTCGGTGACGATCGGCTTCCAGGTGGGCGCGCTGGTTCAGGTGCGCGACGGCCAGGACGTGGGTCCCGGCGAAGTGCTGGCCCGTATCCCTATCGAAGGCCAGAAGACCCGCGACATTACCGGCGGTCTGCCGCGTGTTGCCGAGCTGTTCGAAGCCCGTACGCCGAAAGACAAGGGCACGCTGGCCGAGATGACCGGTACCGTTTCCTTCGGTAAAGAAACCAAGGGCAAGGTTCGCCTGCAGATCACCGATCCTGAAGGCAAGGTCTGGGAAGACCTGGTTCCTAAGGAAAAGAACATCCTGGTGCACGAAGGCCAGGTGGTCAACAAGGGCGAGTCGATTGTGGACGGCCCGGCCGACCCGCAAGACATCCTGCGCCTGCTGGGCATGGAAGAGCTGGCCCGCTACATCGTCGACGAAGTGCAGGACGTTTACCGCCTGCAGGGCGTGAAGATCAACGACAAGCACATCGAAGTGATTGTTCGCCAGATGCTGCGCCGCGTGGTCGTTGAAAACGTCGGTGACTCCAGCTACATCGCCGGTGAGCAGGTCGAGCGTTCCGCCATGCTGGATGCCAACGACGCCCTGCGCGCTGAAGGCAAGATCCCCGCAACGTTCAGCAACCTGCTGCTCGGTATCACCAAGGCATCGCTGTCGACCGATTCGTTCATCTCTGCGGCTTCCTTCCAGGAAACCACCCGCGTGCTCACCGAGGCTGCCATCATGGGCAAGCGCGACGAGCTGCGCGGCCTGAAAGAGAACGTGATCGTCGGCCGCCTGATCCCTGCCGGTACCGGCATGGCTTACCACGAGGCACGCAAAGCCAAGGACCAGATGGACGACGCAGAGCGCCGTGCCATTGCCGAAGCTGAAGCGGCTGAACTGGAAGCGATGCCTGCCGCGGCGGAAGCCGGCAGCGACAGCGCAGCTTCCGAGTAA
- a CDS encoding LemA family protein, translated as MSLSTLVLIVVFALLVFWAVGAYNRLIRLKNIIANAFGQIDVQLKRRYDLVPNLVEAAKKYLQHEQSTLEAVTLARNQARTASDAVRSRPANAGAVTALAVAEQALDGSLGRLFAVAEAYPELKADQTIRELSEELTSTENKVGFARQAYNDAVLDYNNAQGQFPALLIARLFGFAPSAMLQATESAVERQAVRIQL; from the coding sequence ATGTCCCTCAGCACCCTTGTTTTGATCGTTGTGTTTGCCTTGCTGGTCTTCTGGGCCGTGGGCGCCTACAACCGGCTGATTCGCCTGAAAAACATCATCGCCAATGCCTTCGGCCAGATCGACGTGCAGCTCAAGCGCCGGTACGACCTGGTTCCCAACCTGGTGGAAGCCGCCAAAAAATACCTGCAGCACGAACAAAGCACGCTGGAAGCCGTGACGCTGGCACGCAACCAGGCGCGCACCGCCAGCGATGCGGTGCGCAGCCGGCCGGCCAATGCCGGCGCCGTGACGGCGCTGGCGGTGGCCGAACAGGCGCTGGACGGCAGCCTGGGCCGCCTCTTTGCGGTAGCAGAGGCCTACCCCGAACTCAAAGCCGACCAGACCATTCGCGAACTCAGCGAAGAACTCACCAGCACCGAGAACAAGGTCGGCTTTGCCCGCCAGGCTTACAACGACGCCGTGCTGGACTACAACAATGCGCAGGGGCAGTTTCCGGCGCTGCTGATTGCACGCCTCTTCGGCTTTGCACCGTCCGCCATGCTGCAGGCGACTGAAAGCGCCGTGGAGCGCCAGGCCGTCCGTATTCAACTTTAG
- a CDS encoding M48 family metalloprotease: MRFFERQEAARAQTTQLLVLFALTVLALVVAVNAALALTWRIVTPGFSGYPAYFFAVNTGMTLLFVLGGWWLETSALQGGGERLARRAGAREAWPASREAERKLCNIVSELAIAAGMKPPLAMVLDREEGINAFAAGWDEGDAVVAVTRGALEHLTRDELQGLVAHEFSHLREGDTRLNMRLAGMVFGLEMIFNLGRSMCEADGNGQRSFLALPGFAIKVTGSLGWLAGRALKAAVSRQREFLADARAVQFTRSRDGLGGVLRKVVGQQEQGGLVSRTLHPAVQHMLLVGASADARWFASHPPLPERIRRIYGRPMTALPARRDDEMATRPGAIF, translated from the coding sequence ATGCGTTTTTTCGAACGCCAGGAAGCCGCCCGCGCACAGACTACCCAACTGCTTGTGTTGTTTGCGCTCACCGTGCTGGCTCTGGTTGTGGCCGTCAATGCTGCCCTGGCTTTGACCTGGCGCATCGTGACGCCCGGCTTCAGCGGCTACCCGGCGTATTTTTTTGCGGTGAACACAGGCATGACCCTGCTGTTCGTGCTGGGCGGCTGGTGGCTGGAAACGTCGGCCTTGCAGGGCGGCGGCGAGCGGCTGGCGCGCCGCGCCGGGGCCCGGGAAGCCTGGCCGGCCAGCCGCGAGGCCGAGCGCAAGCTGTGCAATATCGTCAGCGAGCTGGCGATTGCCGCCGGCATGAAACCGCCCCTGGCCATGGTGCTGGACCGCGAAGAGGGCATCAACGCCTTTGCCGCCGGATGGGATGAAGGCGATGCGGTGGTCGCGGTGACACGCGGCGCGCTCGAGCACCTCACGCGCGACGAACTGCAAGGCCTGGTGGCGCATGAGTTCAGCCACCTGCGCGAGGGTGACACCCGCCTGAACATGCGCCTGGCCGGCATGGTGTTCGGGCTGGAGATGATTTTCAACCTCGGGCGCAGCATGTGCGAGGCCGATGGAAACGGCCAGCGTTCTTTTCTCGCCCTGCCTGGTTTTGCGATCAAAGTCACGGGCTCCCTCGGCTGGCTGGCGGGGCGCGCACTGAAGGCCGCAGTGTCGCGCCAGCGCGAGTTTCTGGCCGATGCGCGCGCCGTGCAGTTCACTCGCAGCCGTGACGGCCTGGGCGGCGTATTGCGCAAGGTAGTGGGCCAGCAGGAGCAGGGCGGCCTGGTTTCACGCACCCTGCACCCCGCGGTGCAACACATGCTGTTGGTGGGCGCAAGCGCAGACGCCCGCTGGTTTGCCAGCCACCCGCCCTTGCCCGAACGCATTCGCCGCATCTACGGCCGCCCGATGACGGCATTGCCCGCCCGGCGTGACGATGAAATGGCGACGCGGCCCGGCGCCATTTTCTGA